AAAAAAAGGGGTGCCTTGAGGAGGTCCGTAATAGATGGAATAACCTATCCGGGCCACCTCAATATGATCCAAAAACAGTCCGAAAACCTGATCAGAAAGGTGAAGCACCCTTTCTTTGACCCCGCCCGATTCTTTTCGGGCCCCATCGAGGAGGGTGTCGAATCGTTCCCAGGCCCCCCGCATGAGTTCCAGATAAATCCCCTCCTTGTTCGGGAAATAATAATAAAGCACCGGCTTGGTCACCCCGGCGGCCTGGACGATTTCCCTGACCGTGGTGGAAGCGTATCCTTTGCGGGCAAATAATTCGGTGGCTCCGGCTAAAAGCCGTTGACGGACCGCCCCGTCGGTTACGGAGCCGGTTTGTTTTTTCTTTCTTGCCATAGATATCCTTTTTTACTTACCGGTAAGTAGACTTTCAGGGCGAATTTGTCAAGG
This genomic stretch from Deltaproteobacteria bacterium harbors:
- a CDS encoding TetR/AcrR family transcriptional regulator, translating into MARKKKQTGSVTDGAVRQRLLAGATELFARKGYASTTVREIVQAAGVTKPVLYYYFPNKEGIYLELMRGAWERFDTLLDGARKESGGVKERVLHLSDQVFGLFLDHIEVARIGYSIYYGPPQGTPFFDFDAFHFKFHEAIKGLVEEGIRKREFRNGEALEMTWAIIGAAHVAIEIELWHPELGMGRRGLGRVLNLIFDGISSRESKMKGDRK